A genomic stretch from Pithys albifrons albifrons isolate INPA30051 chromosome 28, PitAlb_v1, whole genome shotgun sequence includes:
- the KIF21B gene encoding kinesin-like protein KIF21B isoform X2, protein MATPDSCVKVAVRIRPQLPKEKIEGCHICTSVTPGEPQVLLGKDKAFTYDFVFDLDTWQERIYTTCMGKLIEGCFEGYNATVLAYGQTGAGKTYTMGTGFDVSISEEEQGIIPRAIGHLFSGIEERKRAAQSQGVAAPEFKVSAQFLELYNEEILDLFDSARDPDARHRKSNIKIHEDANGSIYTTGVTSRLISSQDELIQCLKQGALSRTTASTQMNVQSSRSHAIFTIHLCQTRVCARPELVNGEVTSLLDGSQPATEYETLTAKFHFVDLAGSERLKRTGATGERAKEGISINCGLLALGNVISALGDQSKKVVHVPYRDSKLTRLLQDSLGGNSQTIMIACVSPSDRDFMETLNTLKYANRARNIKNKVVVNQDKTSQQISALRAEIARLQMELMEYKAGKRVIGEDGAEGYSDLFRENAMLQKENSALRMRVKAMQEAIDAINSRVTYLMSQEANLMLAKAGDGNEAIGALIQNYIREIEELRTKLLESESMNESLRRSLSRVSPRPPYSLGSSPGTGLGGLCSPAAPVDTEASDVLRRAKQDLERLKKKERRQQRKSPEKEAFKKRQKLQQDNGEETDENEVEEEEEEQDESGCEEEDGREDEDEDSGSEESLVDSDSDAEEKAVNFQADLADLTCEIEIKQKLIDELENSQRRLQTLKHQYEEKLILLQNKIRDTQLERDRVLQNLSTMECYTEEKANKIKADYEKRLKEMNRDLQKLQAAQKEHARLLKNQSRYERELRKLQAEVAEMKKAKVALMKQMREEQQRRRLVETKRNREIAQLKKEQRRQEFQIRALESQKRQQEIVLRRKTQEVSALRRLAKPMSDRVAGRASQKPAMLDSGAEVSASTTSSEPESGARSVSSIVRQWNRKINNFLGDTSAPMNGARPARKKFPKKGTSQTFSKAARLKWQSLERRIFDIVMQRMTIVNLEADMERLIKKREELSLLQEALLGKRAKLQAESPMEQKGLQELNEEIEVLGANIDYINDSISDCQATIMQIEETKEELDSTDTSVVISSCSLAEARLLLDNFLKASIDKGLQVAQKDAQIRLLEGRLRQTDVASSSQNHALLDALREKAESHPELQALIHNVQQENGYISTDEEVSEFSLASDGSISQSFTMKGSASQDDFKFKGEPKLSGQMKAVSAECLGPTLDVSTKNITKSLASLMEIKEDGIGFSIRDPYYKEKVSRTVSLPTRGSTFPRQSRGSDTSPLTRRKSYDRGQPARPTDIGFTPPSSPPTRPRNDRNVFSRLTSTQSQGSALDKSDDSDSSVSEVLRGIINPVGGTKNARTAPLQCVSVAEGHTKPVLCLDATDELLFTGSKDRSCKMWNLVTGQEIASLKGHPNNVVSIKYCSHTGLVFTVSTSYIKVWDIRDSARCIRTLTSSGQVISGDACAGTTTRTVTSVQGEHQINQIALNPTGTTLYAAAGNSVRIWELSRLQPVGKLSGHIGPVMCLTVNQTASNHDLVVTGSKDHYVKVFEITEGMVGNIGPTHNFEPPHYDGIECLAIQGDVLFSGSRDNGIKKWDLEQQELTQQIPNAHKDWVCALAFIPGRPMVLSACRGGVMKVWNVDTFTPVGEIKGHDSPINAICTNSKHIFTASSDLTVKLWSGRRLPAGSN, encoded by the exons GATCCGTCCCCAGCTGCCCAAAGAGAAGATAGAGGGATGTCACATCTGTACCTCGGTGACACCTGGCGAgccccaggtgctgctggggaaGGACAAGGCCTTCACCTACGACTTTGTCTTTGACCTGGACACATGGCAGGAGCGGATCTACACGACGTGCATGGGGAAGCTCATCGAGGGTTGCTTTGAGGGCTACAATGCCACTGTGTTGGCATACGGGCAG ACTGGGGCGGGGAAGACGTACACCATGGGCACCGGCTTCGACGTGAGCATCTccgaggaggagcagggcatcATCCCGCGCGCCATCGGCCACCTCTTCAGCGGCATCGAGGAGCGCAAGCGCGCGGCGCAGAGCCAGGGCGTGGCGGCACCCGAGTTCAAAGTCAGCGCCCAGTTCCTGGAG CTCTACAATGAGGAGATCCTGGACCTGTTCGACAGCGCCCGCGACCCCGACGCGCGTCACCGCAAATCCAACATCAAAATCCACGAGGATGCCAACGGGAGCATCTACACCACGGGGGTCACATCACGCCTCATCAGCTCGCAGGACGAG CTGATCCAGTGCCTGAAACAGGGAGCTCTTTCCCGTACCACCGCCAGCACCCAGATGAACGTACAGAGCTCCAGGTCCCACGCCATCTTCACCATTCACCTGTGCCAGACGAGAGTGTGTGCCCGGCCAGAGCTG GTGAATGGGGAGGTGACCAGCCTCCTGGATGGATCCCAGCCTGCCACTGAGTACGAGACCTTGACAGCCAAATTTCACTTCGTGGATCTGGCTGGCTCGGAGAGGCTGAAGCGGACGGGGGCGACTGGCGAGAGGGCCAAGGAAGGGATCTCCATCAACTGCGGACTG CTGGCCTTGGGGAACGTCATTAGTGCCCTCGGAGACCAGAGCAAGAAGGTTGTGCACGTGCCCTACCGCGACTCCAAGCTCACCCGCCTGCTGCAGGATTCCCTTGGGGGCAACAG CCAAACCATCATGATTGCCTGCGTGAGCCCCTCCGACCGGGACTTCATGGAGACGCTGAACACGCTCAAGTACGCGAACCGCGCGCGGAACATCAAGAACAAAGTGGTGGTGAACCAGGACAAGACGAGCCAGCAGATCAGTGCCCTGCGGGCTGAGATCGCCCGACTGCAGATGGAACTCATGGAGTACAAGGCA ggcaAGCGGGTCATCGGGGAGGACGGTGCCGAGGGATACAGTGACCTGTTCCGTGAGAACGCCATGCTGCAGAAGGAGAACAGCGCCCTGCGCATGAGGGTGAAGGCCATGCAGGAGGCCATCGATGCCATCAACAGCAGGGTCACCTACCTCATGAGCCAGGAGGCCAACCTGATGTTGGCCAAGGCAG GTGATGGTAACGAAGCCATTGGAGCCCTCATCCAGAACTACATCCGGGAGATTGAAGAGCTGAG AACGAAGCTTCTGGAGAGCGAGTCCATGAACGAGTCACTGCGCCGCAGCCTGTCGCGGGTCTCTCCACGGCCCCCCTActccctgggctcctctccAGGGACTGGACTGggtgggctgtgcagccctgcagCGCCCGTGGACACAGAGGCCTCCGACGTGCTCCGACGGGCCAAGCAGGACCTGGAGCGCCTGAAGAAGAAGGAGCggaggcagcagaggaagag CCCAGAGAAGGAGGCGTTTAAGAAGCGGCAGAAACTGCAGCAGGACAACGGGGAGGAGACGGATGAGAACGAGGTGGAAGAG GAAGAGGAGGAACAGGATGAGAGTGGctgtgaggaagaggatggACGCGAGGATGAAGATGAGGATTCAGGCAGTGAAGAGAGCCTAGTGGACTCAGACTCGGATGCAGAGGAGAAGG ctgtgAATTTCCAGGCTGATCTGGCAGATTTGACCTGTGAGATTGAGATCAAGCAGAAGCTGATTGATGAGCTGGAGAACAGCCAGCGGCGCTTGCAGACCCTCAAGCATCAGTATGAGGAGAAGCTCATCCTATTGCAGAACAAGATTCGGGACACGCAGCTGGAGCGGGACCGGGTCCTGCAAAACCTCA GCACCATGGAGTGCTACACGGAGGAGAAAGCCAACAAGATCAAAGCAGACTATGAGAAGCGGCTGAAGGAGATGAACAGGGACCTGCAGAAGCTGCAGGCAGCCCAGAAGGAGCACGCCCGCCTGCTGAAGAACCAGTCCCGCTACGAGCGGGAGCTGCGgaagctgcaggcagaggtggcCGAGATGAAGAAGGCAAAG GTTGCGCTGATGAAGCAGATGCGGGAGGAGCAACAACGGAGGCGGCTGGTGGAGACCAAGAGGAACCGGGAGATCGCACAACTCAAGAAGGAGCAACGCCGACAGGAG TTCCAGATCAGGGCTCTGGAGTCTCAGAAGCGGCAGCAGGAAATAGTGCTGCGGAGGAAAACCCAGGAG GTGTCAGCACTGCGCCGTCTGGCCAAGCCCATGTCAGACCGGGTGGCAGGCAGGGCCAGCCAGAAGCCGGCTATGCTGGACTCGGGCGCAGAGGTCTCGGCCAGCACCACCTCCTCCGAGCCCGAGTCTGGCGCTCGCTCCGTCTCCAGCATTGTGCGCCAGTGGAACCGGAAAATCAACAACTTCCTGGGAGACACCTCGGCCCCCATGAATGGGGCTCGGCCTGCCAg GAAGAAGTTCCCTAAGAAGGGGACAAGCCAGACCTTCAGCAAAGCTGCTCGTCTCAAGTGGCAGTCGCTGGAGCGGCGCATCTTTGACATTGTCATGCAGAGGATGACCATTGTCAACCTAGAGGCAGACATGGAGAGACTCATCAAG aaaCGCGAggagctgtcactgctgcaggAGGCATTGCTGGGCAAGCGGGCgaagctgcaggcagagagCCCCATGGAGCAgaaagggctgcaggagctgaatGAGGAGATCGAGGTGCTGGGGGCCAACATTGACTACATCAACGACAGCATTTCAGACTGCCAGGCCACCATCATGCAGATTGAGGAGACCAAG GAGGAGCTGGACTCCACGGACACCTCGGTGGTgatcagctcctgctccctggccGAAGCCCGGCTGCTGCTGGACAACTTCCTGAAGGCCTCCATTGACAAG gggctgcaggtggccCAGAAGGACGCCCAGATCCGGCTGCTGGAGGGGCGGCTGCGGCAGACGGACGTGGCCAGCTCCTCACAGAACCATGCCCTCCTGGATGCCCTGCGCGAGAAGGCTGAGTCACACCCCGAGCTGCAGGCGCTGATCCACAACGTCCAGCAAG AGAACGGCTACATCAGCACGGATGAGGAGGTCTCAGAGTTCAGCCTGGCTTCAGATGGAAG CATCTCCCAGTCTTTCACCATGAAGGGCTCAGCAAGCCAGGATGACTTCAAGTTTAAG GGAGAGCCCAAGCTCTCGGGGCAGATGAAGGCGGTGTCAGCTGAGTGTCTTGGACCCACACTGGACGTCTCCACCAAGAACATCACCAAGTCCTTGGCATCCCTCATGGAGATCAAAGAGGACGGGATTGGCTTCTCCATCCGAGACCCCTATTACAAGGAGAAGGTGTCACGCACTGTCAGCCTGCCCACGCGAGGAAGCACCTT TCCCAGGCAGTCCCGGGGCTCAGACACTTCACCTCTGACAAGGCGGAAATCCTATGACCGTGGGCAACCTGCCAG GCCCACAGACATTGGCTTCACACCACCCTCATCCCCTCCCACCCGTCCACGCAACGACCGCAATGTCTTCTCCCGTCTCACGAGCACCCAGAGCCAGGGATCTGCCTTGGATAA GTCTGATGACAGCGATTCCTCTGTCTCGGAGGTGCTGAG GGGCATCATTAACCCAGTGGGTGGCACCAAGAATGCCCGGACAGCCCCGCTGCAGTGTGTCTCAGTGGCAGAGGGACACACCaagcctgtgctctgcctggaTGCCACCGACGAGCTGCTCTTCACGGGGTCCAAAG ACCGGAGCTGCAAAATGTGGAACCTGGTGACTGGCCAAGAAATTGCTTCCCTCAAGGGTCACCCAAACAATGTAGTTTCCATCAAGTACTGCAGCCACACGGGGCTGGTGTTCACCGTGTCCACCTCGTACATCAAGGTGTGGGACATCCGCGACTCAGCCCGCTGCATCCGCACCCTCAC ATCTTCTGGACAGGTGATCTCTGGGGATGCCTGTGCTGGGACCACCACCCGCACTGTCACCAGCGTGCAGGGGGAGCACCAGATCAACCAGATCGCGCTCAACCCCACGGGCACCACCCTCTACGCTGCTGCTGGGAACTCTGTCCGCATCTGGGAGCTGAGCAG GTTGCAGCCTGTGGGGAAGCTGAGTGGCCACATTGGGCCTGTGATGTGTCTCACAGTGAACCAGACGGCGAGTAACCACGACCTGGTGGTCACAGGTTCCAAAGATCACTACGTCAAG GTGTTTGAAATCACGGAGGGCATGGTTGGCAATATTGGCCCAACTCACAACTTTGAGCCCCCTCACTATGATGGCATCGAGTGCCTGGCCATCCAGGGAGATGTCCTCTTCAGTGGCTCCAGGGACAACGGCATAAAGAAGTGGGATCTGGAGCAGCAAGAACTTACCCAG CAAATCCCCAATGCCCACAAGGACTGGGTGTGTGCCCTGGCCTTCATCCCCGGCCGCCCCATGGTGCTGAGCGCCTGCCGAGGAGGCGTCATGAAGGTCTGGAACGTGGACACCTTCACCCCAGTGGGGGAGATCAAGGGGCATGACAGCCCCATCAATGCCATCTGCACCAACTCAAAGCACATCTTCACTGCCTCCAG CGACTTGACAGTGAAGCTCTGGAGTGGGAGGAGGTTGCCTGCAGGGTCAAACTAG
- the KIF21B gene encoding kinesin-like protein KIF21B isoform X3 — translation MATPDSCVKVAVRIRPQLPKEKIEGCHICTSVTPGEPQVLLGKDKAFTYDFVFDLDTWQERIYTTCMGKLIEGCFEGYNATVLAYGQTGAGKTYTMGTGFDVSISEEEQGIIPRAIGHLFSGIEERKRAAQSQGVAAPEFKVSAQFLELYNEEILDLFDSARDPDARHRKSNIKIHEDANGSIYTTGVTSRLISSQDELIQCLKQGALSRTTASTQMNVQSSRSHAIFTIHLCQTRVCARPELVNGEVTSLLDGSQPATEYETLTAKFHFVDLAGSERLKRTGATGERAKEGISINCGLLALGNVISALGDQSKKVVHVPYRDSKLTRLLQDSLGGNSQTIMIACVSPSDRDFMETLNTLKYANRARNIKNKVVVNQDKTSQQISALRAEIARLQMELMEYKAGKRVIGEDGAEGYSDLFRENAMLQKENSALRMRVKAMQEAIDAINSRVTYLMSQEANLMLAKAGDGNEAIGALIQNYIREIEELRTKLLESESMNESLRRSLSRVSPRPPYSLGSSPGTGLGGLCSPAAPVDTEASDVLRRAKQDLERLKKKERRQQRKSPEKEAFKKRQKLQQDNGEETDENEVEEEEEEQDESGCEEEDGREDEDEDSGSEESLVDSDSDAEEKAVNFQADLADLTCEIEIKQKLIDELENSQRRLQTLKHQYEEKLILLQNKIRDTQLERDRVLQNLSTMECYTEEKANKIKADYEKRLKEMNRDLQKLQAAQKEHARLLKNQSRYERELRKLQAEVAEMKKAKVALMKQMREEQQRRRLVETKRNREIAQLKKEQRRQEFQIRALESQKRQQEIVLRRKTQEVSALRRLAKPMSDRVAGRASQKPAMLDSGAEVSASTTSSEPESGARSVSSIVRQWNRKINNFLGDTSAPMNGARPARKKFPKKGTSQTFSKAARLKWQSLERRIFDIVMQRMTIVNLEADMERLIKKREELSLLQEALLGKRAKLQAESPMEQKGLQELNEEIEVLGANIDYINDSISDCQATIMQIEETKEELDSTDTSVVISSCSLAEARLLLDNFLKASIDKGLQVAQKDAQIRLLEGRLRQTDVASSSQNHALLDALREKAESHPELQALIHNVQQENGYISTDEEVSEFSLASDGSISQSFTMKGSASQDDFKFKGEPKLSGQMKAVSAECLGPTLDVSTKNITKSLASLMEIKEDGIGFSIRDPYYKEKVSRTVSLPTRGSTFPRQSRGSDTSPLTRRKSYDRGQPARPTDIGFTPPSSPPTRPRNDRNVFSRLTSTQSQGSALDKGIINPVGGTKNARTAPLQCVSVAEGHTKPVLCLDATDELLFTGSKDRSCKMWNLVTGQEIASLKGHPNNVVSIKYCSHTGLVFTVSTSYIKVWDIRDSARCIRTLTSSGQVISGDACAGTTTRTVTSVQGEHQINQIALNPTGTTLYAAAGNSVRIWELSRLQPVGKLSGHIGPVMCLTVNQTASNHDLVVTGSKDHYVKVFEITEGMVGNIGPTHNFEPPHYDGIECLAIQGDVLFSGSRDNGIKKWDLEQQELTQQIPNAHKDWVCALAFIPGRPMVLSACRGGVMKVWNVDTFTPVGEIKGHDSPINAICTNSKHIFTASSDLTVKLWSGRRLPAGSN, via the exons GATCCGTCCCCAGCTGCCCAAAGAGAAGATAGAGGGATGTCACATCTGTACCTCGGTGACACCTGGCGAgccccaggtgctgctggggaaGGACAAGGCCTTCACCTACGACTTTGTCTTTGACCTGGACACATGGCAGGAGCGGATCTACACGACGTGCATGGGGAAGCTCATCGAGGGTTGCTTTGAGGGCTACAATGCCACTGTGTTGGCATACGGGCAG ACTGGGGCGGGGAAGACGTACACCATGGGCACCGGCTTCGACGTGAGCATCTccgaggaggagcagggcatcATCCCGCGCGCCATCGGCCACCTCTTCAGCGGCATCGAGGAGCGCAAGCGCGCGGCGCAGAGCCAGGGCGTGGCGGCACCCGAGTTCAAAGTCAGCGCCCAGTTCCTGGAG CTCTACAATGAGGAGATCCTGGACCTGTTCGACAGCGCCCGCGACCCCGACGCGCGTCACCGCAAATCCAACATCAAAATCCACGAGGATGCCAACGGGAGCATCTACACCACGGGGGTCACATCACGCCTCATCAGCTCGCAGGACGAG CTGATCCAGTGCCTGAAACAGGGAGCTCTTTCCCGTACCACCGCCAGCACCCAGATGAACGTACAGAGCTCCAGGTCCCACGCCATCTTCACCATTCACCTGTGCCAGACGAGAGTGTGTGCCCGGCCAGAGCTG GTGAATGGGGAGGTGACCAGCCTCCTGGATGGATCCCAGCCTGCCACTGAGTACGAGACCTTGACAGCCAAATTTCACTTCGTGGATCTGGCTGGCTCGGAGAGGCTGAAGCGGACGGGGGCGACTGGCGAGAGGGCCAAGGAAGGGATCTCCATCAACTGCGGACTG CTGGCCTTGGGGAACGTCATTAGTGCCCTCGGAGACCAGAGCAAGAAGGTTGTGCACGTGCCCTACCGCGACTCCAAGCTCACCCGCCTGCTGCAGGATTCCCTTGGGGGCAACAG CCAAACCATCATGATTGCCTGCGTGAGCCCCTCCGACCGGGACTTCATGGAGACGCTGAACACGCTCAAGTACGCGAACCGCGCGCGGAACATCAAGAACAAAGTGGTGGTGAACCAGGACAAGACGAGCCAGCAGATCAGTGCCCTGCGGGCTGAGATCGCCCGACTGCAGATGGAACTCATGGAGTACAAGGCA ggcaAGCGGGTCATCGGGGAGGACGGTGCCGAGGGATACAGTGACCTGTTCCGTGAGAACGCCATGCTGCAGAAGGAGAACAGCGCCCTGCGCATGAGGGTGAAGGCCATGCAGGAGGCCATCGATGCCATCAACAGCAGGGTCACCTACCTCATGAGCCAGGAGGCCAACCTGATGTTGGCCAAGGCAG GTGATGGTAACGAAGCCATTGGAGCCCTCATCCAGAACTACATCCGGGAGATTGAAGAGCTGAG AACGAAGCTTCTGGAGAGCGAGTCCATGAACGAGTCACTGCGCCGCAGCCTGTCGCGGGTCTCTCCACGGCCCCCCTActccctgggctcctctccAGGGACTGGACTGggtgggctgtgcagccctgcagCGCCCGTGGACACAGAGGCCTCCGACGTGCTCCGACGGGCCAAGCAGGACCTGGAGCGCCTGAAGAAGAAGGAGCggaggcagcagaggaagag CCCAGAGAAGGAGGCGTTTAAGAAGCGGCAGAAACTGCAGCAGGACAACGGGGAGGAGACGGATGAGAACGAGGTGGAAGAG GAAGAGGAGGAACAGGATGAGAGTGGctgtgaggaagaggatggACGCGAGGATGAAGATGAGGATTCAGGCAGTGAAGAGAGCCTAGTGGACTCAGACTCGGATGCAGAGGAGAAGG ctgtgAATTTCCAGGCTGATCTGGCAGATTTGACCTGTGAGATTGAGATCAAGCAGAAGCTGATTGATGAGCTGGAGAACAGCCAGCGGCGCTTGCAGACCCTCAAGCATCAGTATGAGGAGAAGCTCATCCTATTGCAGAACAAGATTCGGGACACGCAGCTGGAGCGGGACCGGGTCCTGCAAAACCTCA GCACCATGGAGTGCTACACGGAGGAGAAAGCCAACAAGATCAAAGCAGACTATGAGAAGCGGCTGAAGGAGATGAACAGGGACCTGCAGAAGCTGCAGGCAGCCCAGAAGGAGCACGCCCGCCTGCTGAAGAACCAGTCCCGCTACGAGCGGGAGCTGCGgaagctgcaggcagaggtggcCGAGATGAAGAAGGCAAAG GTTGCGCTGATGAAGCAGATGCGGGAGGAGCAACAACGGAGGCGGCTGGTGGAGACCAAGAGGAACCGGGAGATCGCACAACTCAAGAAGGAGCAACGCCGACAGGAG TTCCAGATCAGGGCTCTGGAGTCTCAGAAGCGGCAGCAGGAAATAGTGCTGCGGAGGAAAACCCAGGAG GTGTCAGCACTGCGCCGTCTGGCCAAGCCCATGTCAGACCGGGTGGCAGGCAGGGCCAGCCAGAAGCCGGCTATGCTGGACTCGGGCGCAGAGGTCTCGGCCAGCACCACCTCCTCCGAGCCCGAGTCTGGCGCTCGCTCCGTCTCCAGCATTGTGCGCCAGTGGAACCGGAAAATCAACAACTTCCTGGGAGACACCTCGGCCCCCATGAATGGGGCTCGGCCTGCCAg GAAGAAGTTCCCTAAGAAGGGGACAAGCCAGACCTTCAGCAAAGCTGCTCGTCTCAAGTGGCAGTCGCTGGAGCGGCGCATCTTTGACATTGTCATGCAGAGGATGACCATTGTCAACCTAGAGGCAGACATGGAGAGACTCATCAAG aaaCGCGAggagctgtcactgctgcaggAGGCATTGCTGGGCAAGCGGGCgaagctgcaggcagagagCCCCATGGAGCAgaaagggctgcaggagctgaatGAGGAGATCGAGGTGCTGGGGGCCAACATTGACTACATCAACGACAGCATTTCAGACTGCCAGGCCACCATCATGCAGATTGAGGAGACCAAG GAGGAGCTGGACTCCACGGACACCTCGGTGGTgatcagctcctgctccctggccGAAGCCCGGCTGCTGCTGGACAACTTCCTGAAGGCCTCCATTGACAAG gggctgcaggtggccCAGAAGGACGCCCAGATCCGGCTGCTGGAGGGGCGGCTGCGGCAGACGGACGTGGCCAGCTCCTCACAGAACCATGCCCTCCTGGATGCCCTGCGCGAGAAGGCTGAGTCACACCCCGAGCTGCAGGCGCTGATCCACAACGTCCAGCAAG AGAACGGCTACATCAGCACGGATGAGGAGGTCTCAGAGTTCAGCCTGGCTTCAGATGGAAG CATCTCCCAGTCTTTCACCATGAAGGGCTCAGCAAGCCAGGATGACTTCAAGTTTAAG GGAGAGCCCAAGCTCTCGGGGCAGATGAAGGCGGTGTCAGCTGAGTGTCTTGGACCCACACTGGACGTCTCCACCAAGAACATCACCAAGTCCTTGGCATCCCTCATGGAGATCAAAGAGGACGGGATTGGCTTCTCCATCCGAGACCCCTATTACAAGGAGAAGGTGTCACGCACTGTCAGCCTGCCCACGCGAGGAAGCACCTT TCCCAGGCAGTCCCGGGGCTCAGACACTTCACCTCTGACAAGGCGGAAATCCTATGACCGTGGGCAACCTGCCAG GCCCACAGACATTGGCTTCACACCACCCTCATCCCCTCCCACCCGTCCACGCAACGACCGCAATGTCTTCTCCCGTCTCACGAGCACCCAGAGCCAGGGATCTGCCTTGGATAA GGGCATCATTAACCCAGTGGGTGGCACCAAGAATGCCCGGACAGCCCCGCTGCAGTGTGTCTCAGTGGCAGAGGGACACACCaagcctgtgctctgcctggaTGCCACCGACGAGCTGCTCTTCACGGGGTCCAAAG ACCGGAGCTGCAAAATGTGGAACCTGGTGACTGGCCAAGAAATTGCTTCCCTCAAGGGTCACCCAAACAATGTAGTTTCCATCAAGTACTGCAGCCACACGGGGCTGGTGTTCACCGTGTCCACCTCGTACATCAAGGTGTGGGACATCCGCGACTCAGCCCGCTGCATCCGCACCCTCAC ATCTTCTGGACAGGTGATCTCTGGGGATGCCTGTGCTGGGACCACCACCCGCACTGTCACCAGCGTGCAGGGGGAGCACCAGATCAACCAGATCGCGCTCAACCCCACGGGCACCACCCTCTACGCTGCTGCTGGGAACTCTGTCCGCATCTGGGAGCTGAGCAG GTTGCAGCCTGTGGGGAAGCTGAGTGGCCACATTGGGCCTGTGATGTGTCTCACAGTGAACCAGACGGCGAGTAACCACGACCTGGTGGTCACAGGTTCCAAAGATCACTACGTCAAG GTGTTTGAAATCACGGAGGGCATGGTTGGCAATATTGGCCCAACTCACAACTTTGAGCCCCCTCACTATGATGGCATCGAGTGCCTGGCCATCCAGGGAGATGTCCTCTTCAGTGGCTCCAGGGACAACGGCATAAAGAAGTGGGATCTGGAGCAGCAAGAACTTACCCAG CAAATCCCCAATGCCCACAAGGACTGGGTGTGTGCCCTGGCCTTCATCCCCGGCCGCCCCATGGTGCTGAGCGCCTGCCGAGGAGGCGTCATGAAGGTCTGGAACGTGGACACCTTCACCCCAGTGGGGGAGATCAAGGGGCATGACAGCCCCATCAATGCCATCTGCACCAACTCAAAGCACATCTTCACTGCCTCCAG CGACTTGACAGTGAAGCTCTGGAGTGGGAGGAGGTTGCCTGCAGGGTCAAACTAG